From the genome of Streptomyces xanthophaeus:
CCGGCCACCTCGACCACCAGGTCCAGGTCCGCCGCCACCTCCGGCACGGCCTTGGGTCGCTTCCACTGAGGGGTCAGGTCGGGGGAGTACTCGCGCATCCGGCCGACAGTAGGAGAGCCGCGCGCGTCACGCCTCCGACACGCCGAAACGGGCCGCCAGTGTGGCGCGTTGGGCACGGACGAAGTCCGCCCCGACCACCGCTCCGTGACCCGGCACGTACAGTGCGTCGTCTCCGCCCAGCGACAGCAGCCGGTCCAGGGCCGCGGGCCACTGCCCCGGCCGGGCGTCCGGCCCCACCGAGGGCTCGCCCGATTCCTCGACCAGGTCCCCGCAGAAGACCACCTCGCGCTCGCCGGGCACGAAGACGGCCAGGTCGTGCCCGGTGTGCCCGGGTCCGACATTCGCCAGCAGCACCTGCACGCCGCCCAGTTCCAGCGTCCACTCGCCCGACACCGCGTGCCCGGGCGACACCAGCAGGTCCACCGCCTCCGCCGCTTCCGCCTCCGCGAGCCCGTGCCGTACCGCGTCCCCGCGCAGGTCCTCGCGTCCCGCCGACAGCAGTGCGGCCAGCCCGACCGCCCCGAACACCTCGGCCCCGGCGAAGGCGGATCCGCCCAGGACGTGATCGAAATGACCGTGCGTGAATGCGATATGGGTCACGCGCCGGCCCGCCAGCCGCTCCGCCTCGGCCCGTACCTGCGCGCCCTCGCGTACACACGAGCCGGGGTCGATCAGAAGGACCGAATCCTCGCCCACCACCAGCCCCACGGTGCAGTCCCACACCGGCAGCCGCCGCCGGCCGGCCCGTCCCGTCAGCCGTTCCCAGCCGGACTCTTCCCAACGCACGTCCATACGGCGACGCTACCCTGGCGGGCCTCCCTTGCCAGGGGCTTACCGCCCGGCCGTACACTGAGCGGGGGCTCTCTGGCACTCGAACGATCAGAGTGCCAACGATCACGGCAGAACACGGCAACGGACCACAGCTGGAGGTGTGCGCGATGCTCAGCGAACGCAGACTCGAAGTGCTGCGCGCCATCGTCCAGGACTACGTCGGGACGGAGGAGCCGGTCGGCTCCAAGGCGCTCACGGAGCGGCACCGGCTCGGCGTATCGCCCGCCACCGTGCGCAACGACATGGCCGTGCTGGAGGAGGAGGGCTACATCGCCCAGCCCCACACCAGCGCCGGCCGGATCCCCACCGACAAGGGCTACCGGCTCTTCGTCGACAGGCTGGCGGGGGTCAAACCGCTGTCGTCGCCCGAGCGCCGGGCCATCCAGAACTTCCTCGACGGCGCAGTCGACCTCGACGACGTGGTCGGCCGCACGGTGCGGCTGCTCGCGCAGCTCACCCGGCAGGTCGCCGTCGTCCAGTACCCGAGCCTGACCCGGTCGACCGTCCGGCACGTGGAGCTGCTCTCGCTCGCTCCCGCGCGCCTGATGCTCGTACTGATCACGGACACCGGGCGGGTCGAGCAGCGGCTCATCGACTGCCCGAGCCCCTTCGGGGAGACCTCGCTGGCGGACCTGCGGGCCCGGCTGAACAGCCGGGTCGTCGGGCGCCGCTTCACCGATGTGCCCCCGCTCGTCCAGGACCTCCCCGAATCCTTCGAGGCCGAGGACCGCGGCACGGTCTCCACCGTGCTCGGGACCCTCCTCGAAACCCTGGTCGAGGAAGCCGAAGAGCGGCTGATGATCGGCGGTACCGCCAATCTCACCCGCTTCGGACACGATTTTCCCCTGACGATCAGGCCGGTGCTCGAAGCGCTGGAGGAGCAGGTCGTGCTCCTCAAGCTGCTGGGCGAGGCCAACGAGTCGGGAATGGCCGTACGGATCGGGCACGAGAACGCCTACGAGGGACTGAACTCCACGTCGGTCGTCTCGGTCGGTTACGGTTCGGGCGGCGAAGCAGTCGCCAAACTCGGCGTGGTCGGACCGACCCGCATGGACTACCCCGGAACGATGGGAGCGGTACGCGCAGTGGCACGTTACGTCGGACAGATCCTGGCGGAGTCGTAAGTGGCCACGGACTACTACGCCGTTCTCGGCGTGCGCCGCGACGCATCGCAGGACGAGATCAAGAAGGCCTTCCGGCGCCTCGCGCGTGAACTCCACCCGGATGTGAATCCGGATCCGAAGACGCAGGAGCGCTTCAAGGAGATCAACGCGGCCTACGAGGTGCTCTCGGACCCGCAGAAGAAGCAGGTCTACGACCTCGGCGGCGACCCGCTGTCCTCCTCGGGCGGCGGCGGCGGAGCGGGCGGCTTCGGAGCGGGTGGCTTCGGCAACTTCTCCGACATCATGGACGCCTTCTTCGGCCAGGCCTCGCAGCGCGGCCCGCGCTCGCGGACCCGGCGCGGCCAGGACGCGATGATCCGTCTGGACCTGGAGCTGGACGAGGCGGCCTTCGGGACGACCAAGGACATCCAGGTCGACACGGCCGTCGTCTGCAACACCTGCTCCGGTGAGGGCGCCGCTCCCGGCACCTCGGCGCAGACATGTGACATGTGCCGCGGCCGCGGTGAGGTCTCGCAGGTCACCCGGTCCTTCCTGGGCCAGGTCATGACCTCGCGCCCCTGCCCGCAGTGCCAGGGCTTCGGCACCGTGGTCCCGACCCCGTGCCACGAGTGCGCGGGCGACGGCCGGGTCCGCTCCCGCCGCAGCCTCACGGTCAAGATCCCGGCGGGTGTCGAGAACGGCACCCGGATCCAGCTCGCGGGCGAGGGTGAGGTCGGCCCCGGCGGTGGCCCCGCCGGCGACCTGTACGTGGAGATCCACGAGCTGGCGCACCCGACCTTCCAGCGGC
Proteins encoded in this window:
- a CDS encoding MBL fold metallo-hydrolase, which codes for MDVRWEESGWERLTGRAGRRRLPVWDCTVGLVVGEDSVLLIDPGSCVREGAQVRAEAERLAGRRVTHIAFTHGHFDHVLGGSAFAGAEVFGAVGLAALLSAGREDLRGDAVRHGLAEAEAAEAVDLLVSPGHAVSGEWTLELGGVQVLLANVGPGHTGHDLAVFVPGEREVVFCGDLVEESGEPSVGPDARPGQWPAALDRLLSLGGDDALYVPGHGAVVGADFVRAQRATLAARFGVSEA
- the hrcA gene encoding heat-inducible transcriptional repressor HrcA, whose translation is MLSERRLEVLRAIVQDYVGTEEPVGSKALTERHRLGVSPATVRNDMAVLEEEGYIAQPHTSAGRIPTDKGYRLFVDRLAGVKPLSSPERRAIQNFLDGAVDLDDVVGRTVRLLAQLTRQVAVVQYPSLTRSTVRHVELLSLAPARLMLVLITDTGRVEQRLIDCPSPFGETSLADLRARLNSRVVGRRFTDVPPLVQDLPESFEAEDRGTVSTVLGTLLETLVEEAEERLMIGGTANLTRFGHDFPLTIRPVLEALEEQVVLLKLLGEANESGMAVRIGHENAYEGLNSTSVVSVGYGSGGEAVAKLGVVGPTRMDYPGTMGAVRAVARYVGQILAES
- the dnaJ gene encoding molecular chaperone DnaJ: MATDYYAVLGVRRDASQDEIKKAFRRLARELHPDVNPDPKTQERFKEINAAYEVLSDPQKKQVYDLGGDPLSSSGGGGGAGGFGAGGFGNFSDIMDAFFGQASQRGPRSRTRRGQDAMIRLDLELDEAAFGTTKDIQVDTAVVCNTCSGEGAAPGTSAQTCDMCRGRGEVSQVTRSFLGQVMTSRPCPQCQGFGTVVPTPCHECAGDGRVRSRRSLTVKIPAGVENGTRIQLAGEGEVGPGGGPAGDLYVEIHELAHPTFQRRGDDLHCTVTIPMTAAALGTKCPLETLDGLEEIDIRPGTGSGQAIPLHGRGVTHLRGGGRGDLIVHVEVTTPGKLDAQQEDLLRQLAKLRGEERPMGQFAPGQQGLFSRLKDAFNGR